The sequence CGAGGAGGACCAGGGGTTCTTGTTGCTGAACGTTCAGCTTCCGGAGGCGGCATCGTTGCAACGGACGAACGCGGTGACCCGGAGGATCGAGGAGATCTTGGCCGAGACAAAGGGCGTGCGTTCAACCGCAACCATCAACGGTTTCAGCCTTCTCACCCGCACGTCTGCCTCCTATACGGCCTTCTTCTTCGTGTCTCTCCAGCCCTGGGACGAGCGGCGGGGGGCCGATCTCTCCGCGCAGGCGATCCTCCGCGGGCTCAACCGGACCCTGCGCACCAAGGTGCCGGAGGCGGTGGCCTTCGCTTTTGCTCCCCCGGCCATTCCGGGCATCGGCACGGCGGGTGGCTTCTCCTTCTGGCTACAGGACCGGAGCGGCGGCACCGTGGAATTGCTGGCCGAGAACCTCGAGAAGTTTCTGGAGGCAGCGCGGAAGCGGCCGGAGCTCGCGAATCTGAACAGCCAGTTTCGTTCCAGCGTGCCCCAGCTCTTTGCCGACGTTAACCGCGACAAGGTGCTGAAGCAGGGCGTATCAGTAGCCGACGTCTACCTCACCCTTCAGGCCTTTCTGGGAGGCAGCTATGTGAATCAATTCAACCGGTTCGGGAGGCAGTGGCGCGTCTTCCTGCAGGCGGAAGGCGTCGACCGCCTCACCCCCGAGAACATCGACCGTTTCTACGTTCGAAACGGCGAGGGAACGATGTTGCCCTTGTCGACGGTGGTCAACACGCGGCGGATTCTCGGCCCCGAATACACCCAGCGCTTCAACCTCTTCCGAGCGGCTCAAATCACGGGGCAGCCGGGGCCGGGCTACAGCTCCGGGCAGGCCATGGCCGCCCTGGAAGAAGTGGCGAAGACCGTCCTGCCCCAGGAGATCGGTTACGATTGGGCCGACCTCTCCTACCAGGAGCGCAAGGCGGCTGGTCGCGCGGGAGCGGTGTTCGGGCTCTCCCTGGGCTTCGTGTTTCTGATCCTGGCCGCGCTGTACGAGAGCTGGTCGCTTCCCTGGAGCGTCCTGCTCTCCGTGCCGATCGCCGTGGTTGGCGCTTTCTTGGGACTGCTGTTGCGTGGCTTTGCGCTGGACGTTTACGGTCAGATCGGCCTTGTGATGCTGATCGGACTGGCGGCGAAGAACGCGATCCTGGTCGTGGAGTTTGCCAAGGCCGGATTCGAGAAAGGCCAGCCCTTGATAGAGGCGGCACTAGAAGGCGCTCGCTTGCGGCTGCGCCCCATCCTGATGACGTCTTTCGCCTTCATCCTGGGCTGCGTGCCCCTCTGGGTAGCCCAGGGCGCGGGGGCCGTGGGGAGGCAGATCCTGGGCACGGTCGTAATTACAGGAATGCTCGCGGCGACCGGCATCGCCATCTTCTTGATTCCACTGCTCTTCGTGGTGGTCGAGCGCCTCGCTGGACGGGAGCGGGCCCATCCGCCGCAGGGCAGCGTGTCGCCCGCCGGAGAGCAGCCGTGAGAGTCCGGGGTGTCGTTGTCATGTCCTGCGCCTTGGTCGTGGGCTGCGCCGTGGGGCCGAACTACAAGCGGCCGCCGGTTGTCACGCCGGACCGATTCTATGGCGAGCAGGCCGCGGGCGAAGCGCGCTCCTCCGGGGACCTTCCATGGTGGGACGTCTTCCAGGACCCTGTCCTGAAGGGTCTTGTCGAAGAGGCGCTCAAGAACGGATTCGACGCACGCCTTGCCGTGGCCCGGGTCGAAGAGGCGCGCGCGCTCTACGGGGTGGCCAGATCCCAGCGGTTCCCATCCGTGGACTATCAGGCTGGCTGGCTGCGGACGCGTCCGGACCAGTTCCTGAACCCATCCGGAGCAACCCTGACGGAGTGGACGGCCGAGGTCGGGGCTAAGTGGGAGATCGACCTCTGGGGTCGTGTTCGTCGCCTCAACGAGTCGGCGAGAGCGCGGTACTTGGCGACGGAGGAAGCTCGGCGCGGCGTGCTCCTCTCGCTCCTTTCTGACGTTGCTACGGCCTACTTCGAGCTTTGCGAGCTGGACGCCGAGTTGGAGATCGCCCAGCGAACGACGATGGCCTTCCGGGACACCTACAATCTGTTCAGTCGGCGTCTGGAGGGGGGAGCGGCGTCCGCGCTCGAGACCTCCCGCGCCGAGGCCTCCCTCGGTCAGGTCGCAGCCCAGATCCCGGAGATCGAGCGCGCGATTGTGGCCCGCGAGAACCAGATCAACCTGTTGCTGGGGCGAAACCCCCAGCCGATCGCGCGGGGAGGTTCCTCCATGCCGTTACCCCCCGAGACCCCGCCCGGCCTGCCCTCGACGCTCCTCGAACGACGACCGGATGTGCGTCAGGCCGAGCAGCTCCTGGTCGGAGCTAACGCAGACATCGGCGTGGCCAAGGCCGCGTTCTTTCCTACTCTGAGCCTTACGGGCCTCTTCGGCAACGTCAGCCCTGAACTGGGAGATCTGTTCTCCAACGGCAAGACCTGGAGTGTCGGGGCCGGCGTACTCGGCCCCCTCTTCCATGGCGGTGCCATTAAGCGCAACTACGAGGCCGTGAAGGCCCGGTGGGAACAAGCTGAGATCGAATACGAAGCGACCGTGACGCAGTCACTGGCCGAGACGTCGACGGCTCTCATCGCCCGGACCAAGCTCGTGGAGACCGAGAGCCAGCGAGCGCGCGCGGTGCAGGCTTACCGCGAGGCCGTTCGGCTGGCGAACCTTCGCTACGGCTCAGGCCTATCCGCGTACTTTGAGGTGTTGGAGGCGCAGCAGCAGCTCTTTCCGGCGGAGATTGGCTTGGCCCAAACCCGCCGCGACCAACTGATCGCGGTGGTGAACCTCTACAAGGCACTGGGCGGAGGGTGGCAGGCGGGTACCGTCTCGGCGACTCCTAGTCCGACTCGCTAGGGTATGAGCGCCATCGACTGCGCTCTGGATCGGGTTCGAACGGTCGCGGGTCACATCGGGGCAGGGCGCGGGGGTGGGGGTCACCAGATGCCCATCGCCTCCATCCCGCTGCAGTAGCTTCCCTCTCGCCGCTAACTTGCCTGGTGGGGTGAAGGAGAGTGGTGCGCCGTGGGCCGCCGCGACTCTCCACTCTCACAGGGGTCTTGAAAGGCGGCCGATATGCCAAAGCGTTGTTCTCATCTCCAGCATATTCGTGACGTTGGGCCTTCCGCCAAAGAATGTGAGGATTGCCTGCGTATCGGCGACGAGTGGGTGCACTTACGGCAGTGCCTTGAGTGTGGCTACGTGGGTTGCTGTGATTCCTCGCCCAATCGTCATGCCACGAAACACTTCCAGGACACCAAGCACCCCATCATTAAGTCCCTTGAGGCGGGGGAAGGCTGGCGCTGGTGTTACGTAGACGATCAGGAGGTCTAGGTAGTGGCCATTGGCGAATCGAACTCTTCCGCGAATCACTCTGGCCGTTTGGCGGCGAAGGCGTGGATAGGTCTACCGGTTCAGCCTTGGTTGAGATAGGCCTTCTTTCGAAGGAAGCTTTGAGCCAAGCGGAAAACCGCAGTCCGTTATTGTAGACCGCGACCGGATCGAACCCCCAGTTCCTCATTTTCGAATCGGACCGAGTAAGACGTCCCGAGGGTTTAAGTTCTTCCGCACTCGAAGCAACCCGATGGCCAGACCCCATGACGCGCCAAGTCAGCCGATTAGTGCCAGCGCGGCCGCGGATTGTCGTGGTGGGCGAGAGCTACCGCGTCCTTGTTGTCCCCCTAGTCCTCAGCCGGTGATGAGGCGGCAAAGTGTCCGCAGCGGGATTGATCAGGGCTGTTTCTTCTCCTTCTCCTTTGAGGCGCGATAGCCAGCGGCAATGGCGTCGGATTCCGTCATGTACTTGCCATGCTTTGTTTTGCCGTACCAGCGGTCCCCTTCGCGGTGGTAGACCTTGGTCTCGGTGTTGACCCAGACCATGCCCTTGGCTGGCGGCGGCTGGGCCGTCGTCGCGGCGGCAGCGGGTGCGGAGGATGCGGGGGGTGCCGGCGAAGCGGCTGCCGCGGGCGCAGGGGCCGCGGGCGCAGGGGCCGCGGGCGAAGCAGGGGCCGACGCGGCTTGCGGGGTTGATGCCGCAGGGGCGCTTACCGTGACCAGCGGAGTGATCTGCGTGATCGTCTTCGCGGGCACGCCAGCCTTGGCAAGGTCCGCAACCGCCGCGTAGGGCCGACCGGCAATGATCTTCTTTGCTGTGGCCGGCCCCACTCCGGGCAGCTCCTCCAACTGTTTTGCTGTGGCTGTGTTCAGGTCTACGCGTTGAGCAGATTGGGCCTTGTTATCCGCCCCCTGGGCCAGTCCGGCGAGGGCCAGACCGAGACCAATGGCGACAAGTCCTAGGTTTCGGAGCGTGCGCATCGTTCTTCCTCCGTTGCCGGGGGGCTAGCGGCCACTTAGGTGCGCCAGCAGCCCCCCGAGAGAAGCCTGGAGATCGTTCGCCGCCGGCACTTGGCCGTTCGGCGTAAGGTGGTCGACGAGACCGGGCAGGACCGACGCAAGAAGGGAAGCCGCGTTGGCCGGGGCTACGCCGGCCTTTTGGGCGAACTGGCCCAGCACGTCGCTGCTAAGAACCTTCGACAATTGGTCGGGTGAGATCGGGGGGTTCGGGCCGGTCGAGATCCACTGCGACATGATTTGGCCGAGGCCCGCCTTTGAGAAGGCCCCCACGAGGCCGCCGAGACCCCCCGTGCCGCCGACGGAGGGATCTTTCGGGTTCAGCAAGGCTATTGCGGCGGACACGACCTGGGGGTTCTGCGCGACCACTTGAGCGAGGCTACCGAGCCCTCCGCTTTGTTTGAGAACGTCGTCAAGAAAGCCCATATGCCCCCCCACAAGGTATCGGCGCGCGGCGTTTAGCAATGGGGAAGTCTAGACCCAGCCCAAGCCCGCTGTCTAGTGCGGCGACTAGGCGACTCGCCCGCGCGCATCCAAACCTAAGCTCTGGGCGGTGGTAGGTCGGTCGTGGCAGAGATCCCATGAAACGGGGCGATCTCAGTCGCCGAGACATCAGTCGGCCTGCGACCAAGAGCTGGGAAAAGCGATGTGGGGCTACCAAGAGAGCGCTTGACCACCTCCCCTGCGGGTGATATCAGCATTCCAACTACAATCAATCGCCGGCTAAGGCTTGGCCATGTCACACCCGAATGTTCCTGCTTACCCTTTCCGCTAAGAGCTACCCAACAAAACTACCGGCTTGAAAACGGCCCAAGAATGCGCAGCATAAAGGATCCAATGAATCCATCGGAACGTATTGACCAACTGGTCGCCGAACTCAGAGACTGGCGTGGCAGAACGCTCGCCAGCGTCCGCAAGAGCATCCTTGAAGCTGACGCGGAAATAATCGAGGAATGGAAGTGGATGGGAAGCCCAGTGTGGTCTAACCACGGAATAATCGCGGTCGGCAACGCCCACAAAGACAAAGTGAAGCTGACCTTTGCCCACGGAGCAAGCCTCCCAGACCCGGCCAGACTCTTCAACGCGGGCCTCGAAGGCAACGTGTGGCGAGCGATTGATTTGTTCGAAGGCGATAAGATTAATGAGCGCGCTCTAAGAAATCTCGTCCGTTCCGCCGTTGGTTACAATCAGATCAAATTGAAAAGGAAAGCCGCTGCCCGGCCTCGAGCGAAGGTAAGCAAGAGTAAAAAGTAGGGCACGAGCGGCCGGAATGGATGTTCCCATCGTTGGGGGCACGCCTCTGGATGGGGCGAACGTCGAGAAGGCGCTCAAGAGCGGCCTTGAAGAAGACCGGGCTTCGGCTCCGCCTCGCCCCCACGGCATCCGCTATTGCTTTCGCGTGCCTACCTGCTCCAGCAGGGGGAATCGAATGCCTTAGGTCCAAAGGCAGCTTGAGCACGGCGGCCTCAAGTCGAAGGTCAGGCGTGTGTCTTC comes from Vicinamibacteria bacterium and encodes:
- a CDS encoding efflux transporter outer membrane subunit; amino-acid sequence: MRVRGVVVMSCALVVGCAVGPNYKRPPVVTPDRFYGEQAAGEARSSGDLPWWDVFQDPVLKGLVEEALKNGFDARLAVARVEEARALYGVARSQRFPSVDYQAGWLRTRPDQFLNPSGATLTEWTAEVGAKWEIDLWGRVRRLNESARARYLATEEARRGVLLSLLSDVATAYFELCELDAELEIAQRTTMAFRDTYNLFSRRLEGGAASALETSRAEASLGQVAAQIPEIERAIVARENQINLLLGRNPQPIARGGSSMPLPPETPPGLPSTLLERRPDVRQAEQLLVGANADIGVAKAAFFPTLSLTGLFGNVSPELGDLFSNGKTWSVGAGVLGPLFHGGAIKRNYEAVKARWEQAEIEYEATVTQSLAETSTALIARTKLVETESQRARAVQAYREAVRLANLRYGSGLSAYFEVLEAQQQLFPAEIGLAQTRRDQLIAVVNLYKALGGGWQAGTVSATPSPTR
- a CDS encoding UBP-type zinc finger domain-containing protein, with product MPKRCSHLQHIRDVGPSAKECEDCLRIGDEWVHLRQCLECGYVGCCDSSPNRHATKHFQDTKHPIIKSLEAGEGWRWCYVDDQEV
- a CDS encoding helix-hairpin-helix domain-containing protein — translated: MRTLRNLGLVAIGLGLALAGLAQGADNKAQSAQRVDLNTATAKQLEELPGVGPATAKKIIAGRPYAAVADLAKAGVPAKTITQITPLVTVSAPAASTPQAASAPASPAAPAPAAPAPAAAASPAPPASSAPAAAATTAQPPPAKGMVWVNTETKVYHREGDRWYGKTKHGKYMTESDAIAAGYRASKEKEKKQP
- a CDS encoding YidB family protein yields the protein MGFLDDVLKQSGGLGSLAQVVAQNPQVVSAAIALLNPKDPSVGGTGGLGGLVGAFSKAGLGQIMSQWISTGPNPPISPDQLSKVLSSDVLGQFAQKAGVAPANAASLLASVLPGLVDHLTPNGQVPAANDLQASLGGLLAHLSGR
- a CDS encoding DUF1801 domain-containing protein; this translates as MNPSERIDQLVAELRDWRGRTLASVRKSILEADAEIIEEWKWMGSPVWSNHGIIAVGNAHKDKVKLTFAHGASLPDPARLFNAGLEGNVWRAIDLFEGDKINERALRNLVRSAVGYNQIKLKRKAAARPRAKVSKSKK